GCCGGTGAAAGCGGGCGCCTGACTCGGCAGCCGCGCCGCACAAAGAAAAACGCCACCGGCGCATCGTGCGCGGTGGCGTTTTTCTTTGGGGCGCAGGCAGCGGCTGGCGCCGCGCCGCGTCTCAATCCCGCGCGACGTCCTTCGCCGCCGGCGACGCGCCGTGGCTCAGCCAGTCGAGCACGTCGGCCGTTTCGTCGTCGCTCGCGCGCGCCTTCGCCTGCGCGACGGCCTCAGGCACCTCGCCGTTCGTCGACGCACGACGGATCGCGACGCCGACCGCGAGGATGTCGATCATCAGCAGATGCAGGATCCGCGAGATCATCGACAACTGCGACTCGCGCATCTCGATGTGATCGGTTTCGAGCGCGACGGTCGCGCGCTTCGCGAGCGGCGTGTTGCTCGACGTGATCGCGATCACCTTGGCGCCGGCCTGCATCGCGACGTCGAGCACGCGCAGCAGCTCGGGCGCGCGTCCCGACTTCGACACCGCGACGATCACGTCGCCCTTGCCGAGCAGCGCGGCCGACGCGGCCTGCATGTACAGGTCGCCGTATGCGATCGTCGGAATCCCGAAGCGGAAGAACTTGTAGTGCGCGTCCTGCGCGACGATGTTCGAGTTGCCGAGCCCGTAGAACTCGATGCGCCGCGCGCCGTTCAGGATCTCGATCGCGTTCTCGACGTGCTCGAAATTCAGGTGCTCGCGCAATTGCAGGATCGCGGACACCGTGTTGTCGAGCACCTTCGCGCCGAAGTCGGTGGCCGTGTCGCCGAGATGCACCTGGCTGTGGCTCATCGGGATCGTGCCGGTGAGGCCGGTGGCGAGCTTCAGCTTGAAGTCCGACAGCCCCTGGCAGCCGAGCGAGCGGCAGAAACGGATCACGGTCGGCTGGCTCACGTCGGCCTTGCGCGCGATGTCGACGATCGGATCGTTGATGATCGAGCGCGGATGGTTCAGCGCGAGATCGGCGACGCGGCGCTCGGCCGGCGTCAGCGCGTCGCGCATCTGGCGGATCCGCTCGAACACGGCCGACGACGCGCCGCCCGAGCGGTTCGACAACTGCTCGGCGAGGATCGCCGATACGCCGAGGAACGCCGGGTATTCGGCGGTGATCAGGTAGGTCGGGATGTTCTCGAGGTAGTGCGTGAAGCGGCCCTTCGCCTCGAAGCGCGCGCGGAACGACGAGCGCGTGAACAGCTCACCGAGCTTCAGCGCGACGCCGCCGCCGATGTACACACCGCCGAGCGCGCCGAGCGTCAGCGCGACGCTGCCCGCGAACGCGCCGAGAATCCCGCAGAAGCATTCGACCGTCTCGAGCGCGAGCGCATCGCCCGCATGCGCGCGCTCGACAATCTCGACCGTGTCGACGGTCGCGGCCACGCGCTTCTTGTCACGCGCGGCGAGCGCGCGATAGATGATCTCCATGCCGGGGCCCGCGCACACGCGTTCGAACGACACGTGCGGAAACTTCTTGCGCGCGTACTGCAGCACCAGATCCTCGCGCTCGTCCTGCGGCGCGAACGACGCGTGGCCGCCCTCGCTGCCGAGCGCGATCCAGCGGTCGTCGGCCGGAATCAGCCCCGACACGCCGAGCCCGGTGCCGGGCCCGAGCAGCCCGATCACGCTGTTCTGACGTCGCGCGCCGCCGCCGACCTGCACGCGCTGCGCGTCGGTCAGGCCAGGTAGCGCCATTGCGAGCGCGGTGAAATCGTTGACGACGAGCAGCGTGTCGAAGCCGAGCGCGCGGCGCGTCGCCTCGATCGAGAAGCTCCAGTCGTGGTTGGTCATCGTGACCTGGTCGCCGTCGACCGGATTGGCGATCGCGATCGCCGCGTGGTTCACGCGGCTGATCTTCACGTCCTTCAGGTACTTGCGGATCGCGTCGGTGATCGTCGGGTAATCGGCGCCGGGATACACGCGGATCTGCGTGATCTCGCCCGGGCCGGTTTCCAGCGCGAAGCGCGCGTTGGTGCCGCCGACATCCGCGAGCAGGCGCGGGCCGTCGGCATGCTGACTCGCGACGACCGCCTTACTTTGCGCACCAGTAGACATCGAGCTGGGTCCCCTTGTCGTTGGCCAGTTGGGAAATCGCGTTCTTCTGCAGCGACGCGGCCGCGGCGTCGAGCACGTCGCGTTTGCGGTCGCCCGCGATCAGCAGGAACAGCCGGTCGACGCGCTTCAGCGCATCGAGCGAATAGCTCACGCGCGCATGCGGCGCGGCGCCGGGATGCACGGCGACGAAACGCTCGGGCGTCGTGATCGCGTGGTCCCATTCGGGTGCGTCGGCGAAGATCGACGCGGTGTGGCCGTCCTCGCCCATGCCGAGCACGGCGACGGTCGGCACGCGGTAGTCGGCGTTCGCGTTCAGT
The DNA window shown above is from Burkholderia cepacia and carries:
- a CDS encoding bifunctional transcriptional regulator/glucokinase; translation: MSTGAQSKAVVASQHADGPRLLADVGGTNARFALETGPGEITQIRVYPGADYPTITDAIRKYLKDVKISRVNHAAIAIANPVDGDQVTMTNHDWSFSIEATRRALGFDTLLVVNDFTALAMALPGLTDAQRVQVGGGARRQNSVIGLLGPGTGLGVSGLIPADDRWIALGSEGGHASFAPQDEREDLVLQYARKKFPHVSFERVCAGPGMEIIYRALAARDKKRVAATVDTVEIVERAHAGDALALETVECFCGILGAFAGSVALTLGALGGVYIGGGVALKLGELFTRSSFRARFEAKGRFTHYLENIPTYLITAEYPAFLGVSAILAEQLSNRSGGASSAVFERIRQMRDALTPAERRVADLALNHPRSIINDPIVDIARKADVSQPTVIRFCRSLGCQGLSDFKLKLATGLTGTIPMSHSQVHLGDTATDFGAKVLDNTVSAILQLREHLNFEHVENAIEILNGARRIEFYGLGNSNIVAQDAHYKFFRFGIPTIAYGDLYMQAASAALLGKGDVIVAVSKSGRAPELLRVLDVAMQAGAKVIAITSSNTPLAKRATVALETDHIEMRESQLSMISRILHLLMIDILAVGVAIRRASTNGEVPEAVAQAKARASDDETADVLDWLSHGASPAAKDVARD
- the pgl gene encoding 6-phosphogluconolactonase; this translates as MIEIHAFDTQEAQSEALARAVGEALRAALAGPARPTLAVSGGTSPRPFLHTLSHAALDWAGVDVTLVDDRWVPDDDAASNAQLVRDTLLQHAAAPARFLPLVDTRSTLDAHVAALNANADYRVPTVAVLGMGEDGHTASIFADAPEWDHAITTPERFVAVHPGAAPHARVSYSLDALKRVDRLFLLIAGDRKRDVLDAAAASLQKNAISQLANDKGTQLDVYWCAK